One region of Flavobacterium sp. KACC 22763 genomic DNA includes:
- a CDS encoding bifunctional metallophosphatase/5'-nucleotidase yields the protein MKRREFIEKTAASTALLSLGLSLSSFESNDIKHLTILHTNDVHSHIDPFPADDPRNPNKGGVSRRATLIEAIRKENPNVLLLDAGDIFQGTPYFNYYGGELEFKLMSMMKYDASTIGNHDFDNGLDGLYAQLPHATFDFINSNYDFKNTVMDGHVKPYKIFNKNGIKVGVFGVGIELQGLVDKKLYLETVYNNPVEVAQDMTKLLKQEQKCDLVICLSHLGYKYKDEPTKISDLTFAAQTQDIDLIIGGHTHTFLDKPTVVKNKAGKDVLVNQVGCYGINLGRIDFYFDKDKAHTNQSATIVV from the coding sequence ATGAAAAGAAGAGAGTTTATCGAAAAAACAGCTGCAAGTACTGCCCTATTAAGTTTAGGATTGTCTTTAAGCAGTTTTGAAAGCAACGATATTAAGCATCTAACAATTCTACATACAAACGATGTGCATAGCCACATTGATCCTTTTCCTGCCGATGATCCACGTAATCCTAATAAAGGCGGTGTATCTCGCCGTGCAACATTAATTGAAGCTATCCGTAAAGAAAATCCGAACGTGCTTTTATTAGATGCTGGAGATATTTTTCAAGGAACTCCGTATTTTAATTATTATGGAGGTGAATTGGAATTTAAATTGATGAGCATGATGAAATATGATGCTTCGACAATTGGAAACCACGATTTTGACAATGGTCTTGACGGATTATATGCTCAGCTTCCGCATGCGACTTTTGACTTTATTAACTCTAATTATGATTTTAAAAACACGGTTATGGACGGGCATGTTAAACCGTACAAAATCTTTAATAAAAACGGAATTAAAGTTGGTGTTTTTGGAGTGGGAATTGAACTTCAAGGTTTGGTAGATAAAAAACTATACCTGGAAACAGTTTACAATAATCCTGTTGAAGTTGCTCAGGATATGACAAAACTTTTAAAACAAGAACAAAAATGTGATCTTGTTATTTGTCTTTCGCATTTAGGCTATAAGTATAAAGATGAGCCAACAAAAATTAGTGATTTGACATTTGCAGCACAAACTCAAGATATTGATTTAATTATCGGAGGACATACACACACCTTCTTAGACAAACCAACTGTTGTGAAAAACAAAGCTGGAAAAGATGTTCTGGTAAATCAAGTGGGATGTTACGGAATTAATTTAGGCCGTATTGATTTTTACTTTGACAAAGACAAAGCTCATACAAACCAAAGCGCCACTATTGTGGTATAG
- the coaBC gene encoding bifunctional phosphopantothenoylcysteine decarboxylase/phosphopantothenate--cysteine ligase CoaBC, protein MSVLNGKKILLGVSGGIAAYKTATLVRLFIKAGAHVQVIMTPASKDFVTPLTLSTLSKNPVHSSFFNQDDEDEVWNNHVELALWADFMLIAPATANTLSKMATGNCDNLLIATYLSAKCPVYFAPAMDLDMYKHPSTLSSFAALKQYGNIMIPAESGELASGLSGEGRMAEPENIVAFLEADLESKLPLKGKKILVTAGPTYEAIDPVRFIGNHSSGKMGFDIANEAASLGAEVFLIAGPTHYKAQNSLIKVVDVVSAQEMYDACHQYFNEVDAAIAAAAVADYRPKFVADQKIKKNTEEFSIELEKTKDILSSLGAIKKNQFLIGFALETENEIENAKLKIQKKNLDLIVLNSLQDKGAGFKKETNKVTFIDKNFEREPMELKSKESVAVDILNKVILHFSKS, encoded by the coding sequence ATGTCAGTTTTAAACGGGAAAAAGATTTTACTGGGTGTTTCCGGTGGAATTGCAGCCTATAAAACAGCCACTTTAGTACGACTTTTTATAAAAGCAGGTGCACATGTCCAAGTGATCATGACACCTGCTTCTAAGGATTTTGTAACCCCACTTACATTATCTACCTTATCAAAAAATCCAGTACATTCAAGTTTCTTTAATCAGGATGATGAAGACGAGGTTTGGAACAATCATGTAGAATTGGCTCTTTGGGCAGATTTTATGCTGATTGCGCCTGCTACTGCAAATACGTTGTCTAAAATGGCGACAGGAAACTGCGATAATCTTTTAATAGCTACATATTTATCGGCAAAATGTCCAGTTTATTTTGCGCCTGCAATGGACTTGGATATGTACAAACATCCTTCAACTTTATCAAGTTTTGCTGCGTTAAAACAGTACGGAAATATTATGATTCCTGCTGAAAGCGGTGAATTGGCAAGTGGTTTGTCGGGAGAAGGTCGTATGGCTGAGCCTGAAAATATCGTTGCTTTCTTAGAAGCTGATTTAGAAAGCAAGCTGCCTTTAAAAGGGAAAAAAATACTGGTTACAGCTGGTCCAACATACGAAGCGATAGACCCTGTACGTTTTATTGGAAATCATTCTTCTGGAAAAATGGGATTTGATATTGCCAATGAAGCGGCAAGTTTAGGAGCAGAAGTATTTTTAATTGCAGGTCCTACTCATTATAAAGCCCAAAATAGTCTGATAAAAGTGGTTGATGTTGTTTCGGCTCAGGAAATGTATGATGCGTGCCATCAGTATTTTAACGAAGTTGATGCGGCGATTGCAGCAGCAGCTGTTGCAGATTATAGGCCAAAGTTTGTTGCAGATCAAAAGATTAAAAAGAATACAGAAGAGTTTTCGATAGAACTGGAAAAGACAAAAGATATATTGTCTTCTTTGGGTGCTATCAAAAAAAATCAGTTTTTAATAGGCTTTGCATTAGAGACTGAAAATGAAATTGAAAATGCTAAGTTGAAAATTCAGAAAAAAAACTTAGATTTGATTGTTTTAAATTCCTTACAAGATAAAGGTGCTGGTTTTAAAAAAGAAACCAATAAAGTTACTTTTATTGATAAAAATTTTGAAAGAGAACCAATGGAATTAAAATCAAAAGAATCTGTAGCGGTTGATATTCTGAATAAAGTTATTCTGCATTTTTCAAAATCATAA
- a CDS encoding DNA-directed RNA polymerase subunit omega, with the protein MDLKKTNAPVNTITYNKTVIEEPTGNVYEAITIMAKRANQINSEIKKELTEKLEEFATYNDSLEEVFENKEQIEVSKFYEKLPKPHALAVQEWLDGKTYHRSSNK; encoded by the coding sequence ATGGATTTAAAAAAGACGAATGCTCCTGTAAACACAATAACTTACAACAAAACAGTTATTGAAGAGCCAACAGGAAATGTGTATGAGGCAATTACCATTATGGCTAAAAGAGCAAATCAAATTAATTCAGAGATTAAAAAAGAATTGACTGAAAAATTAGAAGAGTTTGCTACTTACAATGATAGTCTAGAGGAAGTTTTTGAAAATAAAGAACAAATTGAAGTTTCTAAATTTTACGAAAAATTACCAAAACCACACGCTTTAGCTGTTCAAGAATGGTTAGACGGTAAAACTTACCACAGAAGTTCAAACAAATAA
- the dapA gene encoding 4-hydroxy-tetrahydrodipicolinate synthase — protein sequence MQSLIGTGVALVTPFKKDFSVDIEALQRIVNFSIDGGVEYLVVMGTTAENATLTAEEKELVIKTVIDVNKGRLPLVLGVGGNNTMQIVEELKTRDFSAFEAILSVSPYYNKPTQEGIYQHFKAIAEASPVPIILYNVPGRTASNMLPSTVVRLANDFKNVVAIKEAAGDMAQAMQIIKNAPKDFLVISGDDMLALPIVLAGGAGVISVIGQGFPKEFSEMIRLGLNKKAADAFKTHYFLSDSIDMIFEQGNPAGIKQIFQALGIAENTVRLPLVSVDESLATRLNDFVKNSIK from the coding sequence ATGCAATCATTAATAGGAACTGGTGTTGCGCTTGTAACGCCATTTAAAAAAGATTTTTCAGTTGACATTGAAGCTTTACAACGAATTGTAAACTTTTCTATAGATGGCGGAGTGGAGTATCTTGTTGTAATGGGAACAACAGCAGAAAATGCAACCCTTACGGCAGAGGAGAAAGAATTGGTTATAAAGACTGTAATCGATGTGAACAAAGGAAGACTGCCTTTGGTTCTTGGAGTTGGAGGAAACAATACTATGCAGATTGTAGAAGAGTTGAAAACAAGAGATTTTTCGGCTTTTGAAGCGATATTGTCTGTTTCACCTTATTATAATAAGCCAACACAGGAAGGAATCTATCAGCACTTTAAAGCAATTGCTGAAGCTTCTCCAGTACCAATAATCCTATATAATGTTCCAGGAAGAACGGCAAGTAATATGCTTCCTTCAACAGTGGTTCGTTTGGCTAACGACTTTAAAAACGTGGTAGCAATTAAAGAAGCTGCTGGAGATATGGCTCAAGCTATGCAGATTATTAAAAACGCGCCAAAAGATTTCTTGGTGATTTCTGGAGACGATATGCTGGCGCTTCCAATCGTTTTGGCAGGAGGAGCTGGCGTTATTTCTGTAATTGGACAAGGTTTTCCTAAAGAATTTTCAGAAATGATTCGTTTAGGATTGAATAAAAAAGCAGCAGACGCTTTCAAAACACATTACTTTTTATCAGATAGTATTGATATGATTTTTGAGCAGGGAAATCCAGCTGGAATCAAACAAATTTTCCAAGCACTTGGAATTGCTGAGAATACTGTTCGTCTACCTTTAGTTTCTGTTGATGAATCTTTAGCGACAAGACTAAATGACTTTGTAAAAAACAGCATTAAATAA
- a CDS encoding DUF6913 domain-containing protein: MFLNYIKEFFVKKSLNVNLNNEKSDVFTKNVQTIGLLIDESTFESSEALIKEITLHGIALENIKVLAYREKFKEKETYLRPTFGKKHINWNGEITEGFLSEFINSEFDLLLSYYDVENIFLMFITSKSKAKFKVGFSAVDQNLNRLMINTGLGNYKLFVAELFRYLKNIK; the protein is encoded by the coding sequence ATGTTTTTAAATTATATAAAGGAATTTTTTGTAAAAAAATCATTAAATGTTAATTTAAATAATGAAAAAAGCGATGTATTTACTAAAAACGTTCAAACAATTGGTTTATTGATAGATGAGAGCACTTTTGAATCTTCAGAAGCATTAATTAAGGAGATAACACTCCACGGAATCGCTTTAGAAAATATAAAAGTTCTTGCCTACAGAGAAAAATTTAAAGAAAAAGAGACCTATTTGCGCCCGACTTTTGGTAAGAAACACATCAATTGGAACGGCGAAATTACAGAAGGTTTCTTGAGTGAATTTATAAATTCAGAATTTGATCTTTTGCTGAGCTATTATGATGTTGAAAATATATTTTTAATGTTCATCACAAGCAAGTCAAAAGCTAAGTTTAAAGTCGGATTTTCTGCTGTAGACCAAAATTTAAATCGTTTGATGATCAATACAGGATTAGGGAACTATAAACTATTCGTAGCAGAATTGTTTAGGTATTTAAAAAATATAAAATAA
- a CDS encoding outer membrane protein assembly factor BamD codes for MKKTLLLLIVVTLFYSCGEYQKALKNEDVAAKFEMATKMYDAGKYTKAIRLFEQLATSYRGKPQAEKLFYMFSQSYYKTKQYYLAGYQFEAFVSGYPRSEKVQEAAFLGAYSYSKLSPVYSLDQADTVKALEKLQAFIDNYPNSEYIPQANEAVQKLNGKLEKKAYENAKGYNTISDYKSALIAFDNFIADFPGTPFKEDALFYKYDSAYKLAINSIPSKMEERLHVAQTAYANLMKFKSDTKYKEKADEMNARVETDLQKFTK; via the coding sequence ATGAAAAAAACACTATTGCTTTTAATTGTTGTAACTCTTTTTTATTCTTGTGGAGAATATCAAAAAGCGTTGAAAAATGAAGATGTTGCAGCAAAATTTGAAATGGCAACCAAAATGTATGATGCCGGTAAATACACAAAAGCGATTCGTCTTTTTGAGCAATTAGCCACTTCTTACAGAGGAAAACCTCAGGCAGAAAAGCTGTTTTACATGTTTTCGCAATCGTATTATAAAACGAAACAATACTATCTAGCTGGTTATCAGTTTGAAGCTTTTGTTTCAGGTTATCCACGAAGTGAAAAAGTGCAGGAGGCTGCTTTTTTGGGAGCTTATAGCTACTCTAAGTTGTCGCCGGTTTACAGTTTAGATCAGGCAGATACAGTAAAGGCTTTAGAGAAATTACAAGCTTTCATTGATAATTATCCAAACTCAGAATACATTCCTCAAGCAAATGAGGCTGTACAAAAGCTAAATGGTAAATTAGAGAAAAAAGCATACGAGAATGCTAAAGGATACAATACAATTTCAGATTATAAATCGGCACTAATTGCTTTTGATAATTTTATCGCTGATTTTCCTGGAACACCTTTCAAAGAAGATGCATTGTTTTACAAATATGATTCAGCATATAAATTGGCAATTAACAGTATTCCTTCAAAAATGGAAGAACGTTTGCATGTTGCGCAAACAGCTTATGCTAATTTGATGAAATTTAAAAGCGATACAAAATACAAAGAAAAGGCAGACGAGATGAATGCCAGAGTTGAAACAGATTTACAAAAATTTACTAAATAA
- the recN gene encoding DNA repair protein RecN, with protein sequence MITSLSIKNYALIEKLSIDFSKGFSIITGETGAGKSIILGAIGLVLGKRADLTSLKNKEEKCVIEAQFEIGKYNLKEFFEANDLDYEDETIIRREILPSGKSRAFINDSPVNLQELQDLSLYLIDIHSQQQTQELSDESVQFKIIDAIANNSDVIAEYQKLLKSYKSDKSKLNALLKKQSDAGKEQEYHTFLLNELVAAQLKSGEQEELEADYEKLNNVEIIKESLDKSLAIANEEQFGVFHNLNEIKNALQKVAPFSSEYHNLFERITSLTIEFDDISKELENCSEKLLNDPTQLELINQKLQLIYNLQKKHQANSVDELLQIQSDLGNSLLELDNMDEEIASLSKIIEEKAIELDDYASKIHENRVKAIPRLSEQLVSILETLGMPNARFNMELLPSENYFQNGKDELQFLFSANKGTDFGLLKKVASGGEMSRIMLAVKAILAKYSKLPTLIFDEIDTGVSGEIAIRMGEIMKEMSATMQIFAITHLPQIAAKGDSHFKVSKATIDDDTQSELKLLSQDERVTEIAQMLSGAVVSDSALNHAKALLN encoded by the coding sequence ATGATTACATCACTGTCAATTAAAAATTATGCTCTTATTGAAAAGCTCTCTATAGATTTTTCTAAAGGTTTTTCTATAATTACAGGTGAGACAGGTGCAGGAAAATCAATTATTTTAGGAGCTATTGGTCTTGTTTTGGGGAAAAGAGCTGATCTTACTTCGTTAAAAAATAAGGAAGAAAAATGTGTTATTGAAGCACAGTTTGAAATTGGAAAATACAATCTTAAAGAATTTTTTGAAGCCAATGATTTAGATTATGAAGATGAGACCATTATAAGAAGAGAAATTCTTCCTTCTGGTAAATCTCGTGCTTTTATAAATGACAGTCCGGTTAATCTTCAGGAATTGCAGGATTTAAGTTTGTATTTAATTGATATTCATTCGCAGCAGCAAACTCAAGAGCTGTCAGATGAAAGTGTGCAATTTAAAATTATTGATGCTATTGCTAATAATTCAGATGTAATTGCTGAATATCAAAAACTTCTGAAATCTTATAAATCAGATAAGTCCAAATTAAATGCGTTGCTTAAAAAACAAAGCGATGCAGGAAAAGAGCAAGAATATCATACATTTTTGTTGAATGAATTGGTTGCGGCACAATTAAAATCTGGTGAGCAGGAAGAATTAGAAGCAGATTACGAAAAACTGAACAATGTGGAGATTATTAAAGAATCTTTAGATAAATCTTTAGCAATTGCTAATGAAGAACAATTTGGCGTTTTTCATAATTTGAATGAAATCAAAAATGCATTGCAAAAAGTAGCTCCTTTTTCATCAGAATATCATAATTTATTTGAAAGAATTACAAGTCTCACTATTGAGTTTGATGATATTTCTAAAGAATTGGAAAATTGTTCAGAGAAATTATTAAATGATCCTACACAGTTAGAACTTATAAATCAAAAACTGCAATTGATTTATAACCTGCAGAAAAAGCATCAAGCAAATTCTGTTGATGAACTTCTTCAAATTCAATCAGATTTAGGTAATTCTTTATTAGAATTAGATAATATGGATGAAGAAATTGCTTCTTTATCTAAAATCATAGAAGAAAAGGCTATTGAGCTAGATGATTACGCATCGAAAATACATGAAAATAGGGTAAAAGCAATTCCGAGACTATCAGAGCAGCTTGTTTCTATTCTGGAAACTTTGGGTATGCCAAATGCTCGTTTTAATATGGAATTATTACCTTCAGAAAACTATTTCCAAAACGGAAAAGACGAACTTCAATTTTTGTTTTCTGCAAACAAGGGAACCGATTTTGGATTGCTGAAAAAAGTAGCTTCAGGAGGAGAAATGTCTCGTATTATGCTGGCTGTAAAAGCAATTTTGGCTAAATATTCTAAATTGCCAACCTTAATTTTTGATGAAATTGATACAGGAGTTTCGGGGGAAATTGCGATTAGAATGGGAGAGATTATGAAAGAAATGAGTGCAACAATGCAGATTTTTGCCATTACACATTTGCCTCAAATTGCTGCAAAAGGAGATTCTCATTTTAAAGTTTCTAAAGCAACAATTGACGATGACACTCAGTCAGAATTAAAGTTGCTGTCTCAGGATGAAAGAGTTACAGAAATAGCTCAAATGTTATCTGGCGCCGTCGTTTCTGATTCGGCTTTAAATCACGCGAAAGCCTTGTTGAACTAA
- a CDS encoding 5'-nucleotidase C-terminal domain-containing protein, with translation MVKLKKYNGFLKLFVIFLTLFSISSCSTKNYNLTKIEGKQVPVTEKAGETSEIENFIKPYRDHINKDLDNVLAYCPETLDKSTGKWQTGIGSLMADVCVQRGNIVFNAREKKNIDVCLLNHGGIRAILPKGNVTTRTAFEIMPFENSLVVMALKGDQILDIAAYIIKEKKPQPLSGMTFTITKDNKAKDIMVQGKPLDLNKTYYVATNDYLANGGDSMAFFAKSTQKFDLNYKLRDVLIDYFKEVDTVVAPKNIRITEE, from the coding sequence ATGGTAAAACTAAAAAAGTATAACGGATTTTTAAAACTTTTTGTTATATTCTTAACACTTTTTTCAATCTCTTCTTGTAGTACGAAGAACTACAATTTAACTAAAATTGAAGGAAAACAAGTTCCAGTTACCGAAAAGGCTGGAGAAACTTCTGAAATTGAAAACTTTATTAAACCTTATCGCGATCACATTAATAAGGATTTGGATAATGTATTGGCATATTGCCCTGAAACTCTTGATAAAAGCACAGGAAAATGGCAAACTGGCATTGGAAGCTTGATGGCTGATGTTTGTGTGCAAAGAGGAAACATCGTTTTTAATGCTAGAGAAAAGAAAAATATTGATGTATGTCTTTTAAACCATGGTGGTATTCGTGCAATCCTTCCTAAAGGAAATGTTACAACCAGAACAGCTTTTGAAATTATGCCTTTTGAAAACAGTTTAGTTGTAATGGCTCTAAAAGGTGATCAGATTTTAGATATTGCAGCATATATTATTAAGGAGAAAAAACCTCAGCCATTATCTGGAATGACTTTTACTATTACAAAAGATAATAAGGCAAAGGATATCATGGTGCAAGGCAAACCGCTTGATTTAAACAAAACGTATTATGTTGCCACAAATGACTATTTAGCAAATGGCGGAGACAGCATGGCTTTCTTTGCAAAAAGCACTCAGAAGTTTGACTTAAATTACAAACTTAGAGATGTTCTAATTGACTATTTTAAAGAAGTAGACACGGTAGTTGCTCCAAAAAATATCAGAATTACAGAAGAATAA
- the porD gene encoding type IX secretion system protein PorD has product MNKIVTLLVFLSFGFVQAQQLNCTVTINTERLTNPNNQVFKTLQTSLAEFVNKTDWTGSVLKQNERINCSMYITLSSNSSDQFTGTIQVQSSRLIFNSTYSSPVLNYNDKDFNFRYTEYEPLLFNPNTYDSNLVSVISFYCYMILGMDADTFQMGAGNPYLQTAQNIANVAQQGGFKGWNQSDGLQNRYYLINDMIAPTYSDLRQTTYAYHTGLDAMTMDQKAAKEKIKNALLLIGKLNSVKPNAFITRVFFDAKSDEIVSIFSGGPSIPITDLTDVLNKVSPLNSTKWSQIKY; this is encoded by the coding sequence ATGAATAAGATAGTTACACTATTGGTGTTTTTAAGCTTTGGTTTTGTGCAAGCTCAACAGCTAAATTGCACAGTGACTATTAATACAGAACGATTAACAAATCCTAATAATCAGGTTTTTAAAACACTTCAGACTTCTTTGGCTGAATTTGTCAATAAAACAGACTGGACAGGATCTGTTTTGAAACAAAATGAAAGAATAAACTGTTCGATGTACATCACTTTGTCGTCAAATAGTTCAGATCAGTTTACAGGAACCATTCAGGTGCAATCATCAAGACTGATTTTTAATTCTACATATTCTTCTCCGGTTTTAAATTATAATGATAAAGATTTTAATTTCAGATATACAGAATACGAGCCATTATTATTTAATCCTAATACTTACGATTCGAATTTAGTTTCTGTAATTTCTTTTTATTGTTATATGATTTTGGGTATGGATGCTGATACTTTTCAAATGGGTGCAGGAAATCCTTATCTTCAAACAGCACAGAACATTGCCAATGTGGCGCAGCAAGGTGGTTTTAAAGGTTGGAATCAATCTGATGGACTTCAAAATCGTTACTATTTAATCAATGATATGATCGCACCAACTTATAGCGATTTACGTCAGACCACTTATGCTTATCATACCGGGTTGGATGCAATGACTATGGATCAGAAAGCTGCAAAAGAAAAAATAAAAAATGCTTTACTTTTAATCGGAAAACTAAATTCAGTGAAACCAAATGCTTTTATCACACGAGTTTTCTTTGATGCGAAATCAGATGAAATTGTTTCTATTTTTTCTGGGGGACCGAGCATTCCAATTACAGATTTAACAGATGTCTTAAATAAGGTTTCGCCGTTAAACTCTACTAAATGGTCACAGATTAAATATTAA
- the ligA gene encoding NAD-dependent DNA ligase LigA translates to MSIQETIQALRNELNQHNYNYYVLDNATISDYDFDIKLKELQDLENKHPEFFDENSPTQRVGGAVTKNFKTVAHQYRMYSLDNSYSKEDLLDWENRIQKVLGNVSLQYTCELKYDGASISITYENGKLVQALTRGDGFQGDEVTTNIKTIKSVPLHLKGNYPDKFDIRGEIILPFAGFEKMNQELIEIGETPYSNPRNTASGSLKLQDSAEVAKRPLECLLYFVTGNNLPFKTQYEGLELARSWGFKVPKEAKLVNNMHEVFDFIDYWDVHRHNLPYETDGVVIKVNSIQHQEELGYTAKSPRWAIAYKFKSEQVSTKLKSISYQVGRTGAITPVANLEPVQLAGTIVKRASLHNADQIEKLDIRINDTVFVEKGGEIIPKIIAVDLDKRPEDSEKTHYITHCPECETELVRNEGEANHYCPNFYGCPPQIIGRIQHYISRKAMDIEGLGGETVALLFKNNLVHNYADLYELKVEDILHLERMAQKSAENLVNGVQKSKEIPFESVLFALGIRFVGETVAKKLAKHYKNIDALAQASLMDLVLVDEIGERIAKSVIEFFENEENRKIIDRLKSYGIQFEIEEKINPNATDKFVGKTFVVSGVFSQFSRDELKKAIEDNGGKVGSSISAKTDFVVAGDNMGPAKLEKATKLNITILSEEDFINKLNEA, encoded by the coding sequence GATATTAAGCTGAAAGAGCTTCAGGATTTGGAGAATAAACATCCAGAATTTTTTGACGAAAACTCGCCAACGCAAAGAGTAGGTGGAGCTGTGACCAAAAATTTTAAAACAGTTGCACATCAATACAGAATGTATTCTTTAGACAATTCTTATTCTAAAGAAGATCTTTTAGATTGGGAAAACCGTATTCAGAAAGTTTTAGGAAACGTTAGTTTGCAGTACACTTGCGAATTAAAATACGATGGAGCTTCAATAAGCATTACATACGAAAATGGAAAATTGGTTCAGGCGCTAACACGTGGAGATGGTTTTCAAGGTGATGAGGTAACAACCAATATTAAAACTATAAAATCGGTTCCTTTACATTTAAAAGGAAATTATCCAGATAAATTTGATATCCGAGGAGAAATAATTTTGCCATTTGCTGGTTTTGAAAAAATGAATCAGGAATTAATCGAAATTGGTGAAACACCTTATTCAAATCCAAGAAACACAGCTTCTGGAAGTTTAAAATTGCAAGATAGTGCTGAGGTTGCCAAACGTCCGCTTGAGTGCTTGCTGTATTTTGTAACTGGAAACAATCTGCCATTTAAAACGCAATATGAAGGACTAGAATTGGCTAGAAGCTGGGGCTTTAAAGTGCCAAAAGAAGCAAAACTAGTCAATAACATGCACGAAGTTTTTGACTTTATTGATTATTGGGATGTTCATCGTCATAATCTTCCATACGAAACAGATGGAGTAGTTATTAAAGTGAACAGCATTCAGCATCAGGAAGAATTAGGCTATACAGCAAAATCGCCACGTTGGGCAATTGCATATAAATTCAAATCAGAACAGGTTTCAACCAAATTAAAATCTATTTCATATCAAGTCGGAAGAACTGGAGCTATAACACCAGTTGCCAATTTAGAGCCTGTACAGCTTGCGGGAACTATTGTAAAAAGAGCTTCTCTTCATAATGCTGATCAGATTGAAAAATTAGACATCAGAATAAACGATACCGTTTTTGTTGAAAAAGGAGGAGAAATCATTCCAAAAATCATTGCAGTAGATTTGGATAAACGTCCAGAAGATTCAGAAAAAACACATTATATTACACATTGTCCTGAATGTGAGACGGAACTGGTTAGAAACGAAGGAGAAGCCAATCACTATTGTCCTAATTTCTACGGATGTCCTCCACAAATTATTGGAAGAATCCAGCACTACATTTCAAGAAAAGCAATGGATATTGAAGGGCTTGGAGGAGAAACAGTGGCGCTGCTTTTCAAAAATAATCTAGTGCATAATTATGCAGATTTGTATGAGTTGAAAGTTGAGGATATTCTGCATTTAGAAAGAATGGCTCAGAAATCAGCAGAAAATTTGGTAAATGGAGTTCAGAAATCAAAAGAAATTCCGTTTGAGAGTGTTTTGTTTGCACTAGGAATTCGTTTTGTAGGAGAAACTGTGGCGAAAAAACTAGCCAAACATTATAAAAATATAGATGCTTTAGCTCAAGCTTCTTTAATGGATTTAGTTTTGGTTGATGAAATTGGAGAAAGAATTGCTAAAAGCGTTATCGAGTTCTTCGAAAATGAAGAAAACAGAAAAATTATTGATCGATTAAAGAGTTATGGAATTCAATTTGAAATTGAAGAAAAAATAAACCCAAATGCTACTGATAAATTTGTTGGGAAAACATTTGTGGTTTCTGGCGTTTTTAGTCAGTTTTCTAGAGACGAACTAAAGAAAGCCATTGAAGATAACGGAGGAAAAGTAGGAAGCTCAATTTCTGCTAAAACAGATTTTGTAGTTGCGGGAGATAATATGGGACCAGCAAAACTGGAAAAAGCAACAAAGCTAAACATCACCATATTGTCTGAAGAAGATTTTATAAACAAATTAAATGAAGCCTAA